From a single Adhaeribacter swui genomic region:
- a CDS encoding phosphopantothenoylcysteine decarboxylase, with product MHSLKGKTVLLTAGPTQEAIDPVRFISNHSSGKMGYALAECLAEDGATVLLVTGPTALQAQHANITTFPVVSAEQMYEQCLPLAVRSDIWIFAAAVADYRPKVVSDKKIKKKEATLTIELVKNVDIAAALGKFKKPEQLSVGFALETDQETENAQAKLLKKNFDLIILNSLNDSGAGFRHDTNKISIIEKDKIITFDLKPKQEVARDIVRYIGEKVHV from the coding sequence GTGCATTCGCTTAAAGGTAAAACCGTATTGCTTACTGCCGGTCCCACGCAGGAAGCCATTGATCCTGTTCGCTTTATCAGTAATCATTCATCGGGCAAAATGGGCTATGCTTTAGCCGAGTGCCTCGCCGAAGACGGCGCTACGGTGCTTTTAGTAACTGGGCCTACTGCTTTACAAGCCCAACATGCTAACATTACCACTTTTCCGGTAGTATCGGCGGAGCAAATGTACGAGCAATGCCTGCCATTAGCCGTTCGGTCGGATATCTGGATTTTCGCGGCGGCGGTAGCCGATTACCGGCCTAAAGTAGTTTCGGATAAAAAAATTAAAAAAAAGGAGGCTACTTTAACAATTGAACTGGTTAAAAACGTTGATATAGCAGCGGCTTTAGGAAAATTTAAAAAACCAGAACAACTTTCCGTAGGTTTTGCTTTAGAAACAGATCAGGAAACAGAAAATGCACAAGCTAAGCTGCTTAAGAAAAATTTCGATTTAATTATTCTTAATTCGTTAAACGATTCCGGGGCCGGATTCCGCCACGACACCAATAAGATTTCGATTATCGAGAAAGATAAAATTATTACATTTGATTTAAAACCCAAGCAAGAAGTAGCCCGCGATATAGTGCGGTACATAGGGGAGAAAGTACATGTTTAA
- the porD gene encoding type IX secretion system protein PorD: protein MFKYLLAVSFSLFIACSSAFAQELQCEVLINDDQVTVTDKRVFQNMQRDIFNFMNNQRWTSTLYKNEERIQARMLITITSVPSIGNYTATVQVLSARPVYGTGYETSVLSFFDKDWVFEYNDAQPLQFSENSYTSQLASLLTFYAYLIIGLDNDSFARLGGSAMYDRATNVLNNVTSQNTGAPGWQAFEDTRNRYWLLTNLRDPQIEPFRVAVYNYFRQGMDIFATKPADARTNILNAIKGIQQVAQRRPGTAIIRSFFDAKADEIFSVFKGGNSSEKQTIYAILSELDPTNINKYQGLLQR from the coding sequence ATGTTTAAATATTTATTAGCGGTTTCGTTTAGTTTGTTTATAGCGTGCAGCAGCGCTTTTGCGCAGGAGTTGCAATGCGAGGTTTTAATTAACGACGACCAGGTTACGGTTACCGATAAACGCGTATTCCAGAATATGCAGCGCGATATTTTTAATTTTATGAATAACCAGCGCTGGACTTCTACTTTATATAAGAACGAAGAAAGAATTCAGGCCCGGATGTTAATTACTATTACCAGTGTGCCCAGCATCGGTAACTATACGGCTACGGTGCAGGTACTTTCGGCCAGACCCGTGTATGGTACCGGCTACGAAACGTCGGTGCTTTCTTTTTTCGATAAAGACTGGGTATTTGAGTACAATGATGCCCAACCGCTGCAATTCTCTGAAAACTCGTATACCTCGCAGCTAGCGTCATTGCTTACTTTTTACGCTTATTTAATTATTGGCCTGGATAACGATAGCTTCGCGCGCTTGGGCGGCTCCGCTATGTACGACCGGGCAACCAACGTGCTTAATAACGTTACTTCCCAAAATACCGGAGCGCCGGGCTGGCAAGCTTTTGAAGATACCCGCAATCGCTATTGGTTGTTAACCAATTTGCGCGACCCGCAAATCGAGCCCTTCCGGGTTGCCGTTTACAATTATTTCCGGCAAGGCATGGATATTTTTGCTACCAAACCTGCCGATGCCCGCACTAACATTTTAAATGCCATTAAAGGCATTCAGCAAGTAGCCCAACGCCGCCCCGGCACCGCTATTATCCGCTCCTTCTTCGATGCCAAAGCCGATGAAATATTTTCGGTATTTAAAGGGGGCAATTCTTCCGAAAAGCAAACAATCTACGCCATTTTATCAGAACTGGATCCTACCAACATCAATAAATACCAAGGGCTACTCCAAAGATAG
- the recN gene encoding DNA repair protein RecN: MLVNLRIKNYALIEQLELQPSPLLNIITGETGAGKSIMLGAIGLLLGNRADTKVLFNTAEKCVVEGIFDISSYQLEDLFTQEDIDYDTQCILRREITPTGKSRAFINDTPVTLDALRTIGANLMDIHSQHDTLMLGDTAFQLNIVDLYAGNQNLKNQYQETYRQYKKLENDYKKLENQLAQAQKELDYNTFLLNELEEANLQEEEQEELESLLKQLEHAEEIKLKLSQALQYLSESEYNVAVSLKDAAYLLNQVSAYGDHFQALKDRIDSCLIEINDIAAEVETAERKTEADPEKAEQTSERLTLIYNLQRKHQARDNAELLQIQADLQQKVSSVLNLDEAISRTKKQMDAAYDQVTALAGQLSESRQAVFTHFQDEIHSLLAELGMPNARIVFQHVTGTPTATGIDVISILFSANKGSAPQTLSKAASGGEFSRLMLCVKYLLADKTSLPTIIFDEIDTGISGEIAVKVGKMMQQMAKKHQLIAISHLPQMAAQGDAHYFVYKEDRADRTISRIRQLGTEERVKEIATMIAGANPSTHAFQSARELLAL; encoded by the coding sequence ATGCTGGTTAATTTAAGAATAAAAAATTACGCTTTAATTGAGCAGTTAGAGCTACAGCCTTCGCCGTTGTTAAACATTATTACCGGCGAAACCGGGGCGGGTAAATCTATTATGCTGGGAGCCATTGGCTTGTTGCTGGGTAACCGGGCCGACACCAAAGTGCTTTTTAACACCGCTGAAAAGTGTGTGGTAGAAGGTATATTTGATATTTCGTCGTATCAACTGGAAGATTTATTTACGCAGGAAGATATTGATTATGATACCCAATGCATATTGCGTCGCGAGATTACGCCAACAGGTAAAAGCCGGGCCTTCATCAACGATACGCCCGTAACCCTCGATGCCTTGCGTACCATTGGGGCCAACCTCATGGATATTCATTCGCAGCACGATACTTTAATGCTGGGCGATACTGCTTTTCAATTAAATATTGTAGATCTCTACGCAGGCAATCAAAATTTAAAAAATCAATATCAGGAGACTTACCGGCAGTATAAAAAGCTGGAAAACGATTACAAAAAACTGGAAAACCAGCTAGCCCAGGCGCAAAAAGAACTGGATTACAATACCTTTTTGCTCAACGAACTAGAAGAAGCCAATCTGCAGGAAGAAGAGCAGGAAGAATTAGAGAGCTTGCTGAAGCAACTGGAACACGCCGAAGAAATAAAATTAAAATTAAGCCAGGCCTTACAGTATTTGTCGGAGTCGGAGTACAACGTAGCAGTTTCGTTAAAAGATGCCGCTTACTTGCTTAACCAAGTTTCGGCTTACGGCGACCATTTTCAAGCTTTAAAAGACCGCATCGATTCCTGTTTAATCGAGATAAATGATATTGCTGCTGAAGTAGAAACCGCCGAACGGAAAACCGAAGCCGATCCGGAAAAAGCCGAGCAAACTTCCGAACGCTTAACCCTGATTTATAATTTACAGCGCAAGCATCAAGCACGCGATAACGCGGAGTTATTGCAAATACAAGCTGATCTGCAGCAAAAAGTAAGCAGCGTTTTAAACTTAGACGAAGCTATTAGCCGTACCAAAAAACAAATGGATGCGGCCTACGACCAGGTAACGGCTTTAGCAGGTCAGCTGTCTGAATCGCGGCAAGCGGTATTTACCCATTTTCAGGACGAGATTCATAGCTTGCTGGCCGAATTAGGTATGCCCAATGCCCGCATTGTTTTTCAGCACGTTACAGGTACGCCTACCGCTACGGGTATTGATGTGATCAGTATTTTGTTTAGTGCCAATAAAGGTTCGGCGCCGCAAACCTTAAGCAAAGCGGCTTCGGGTGGGGAGTTTTCGCGGTTAATGTTGTGCGTTAAATATTTGCTAGCCGATAAAACATCTTTGCCCACCATTATCTTCGACGAAATTGATACGGGTATTTCGGGTGAGATTGCCGTTAAAGTGGGTAAAATGATGCAGCAAATGGCCAAAAAGCACCAGTTAATTGCCATATCGCATTTACCGCAAATGGCTGCGCAAGGCGATGCGCATTACTTTGTTTACAAAGAAGACCGGGCCGACCGTACCATTAGCCGCATCCGGCAACTAGGAACCGAAGAACGGGTAAAAGAAATTGCCACCATGATTGCCGGCGCCAACCCCAGCACGCACGCATTCCAGAGTGCCCGCGAGTTACTGGCTCTGTAA
- a CDS encoding enoyl-ACP reductase FabI — protein MAYNLLQGKKGIIFGALDEKSIAWKVAQRAREEGAEFVLTNAPLAMRMGEIKKLAEECQAQIIPADATSVEDLTNLFTQSQEILGGKIDFVLHSIGMSPNIRKGKSYGDLNYEWFQKTLDVSALSFHKVMHVAEKLDAMNEWGSILALSYIAAQRVFPDYTDMAQAKAMLESIARSYGQRFAKLKKVRVNTISQSPTKTTAGTGVGGFDAFYDYADKMSPLGNASAEDCANYCLTLFSDLTRMVTMQNLLHDGGFSSVGISEEIVAQMSK, from the coding sequence ATGGCGTATAACCTACTGCAAGGTAAAAAAGGTATTATATTTGGCGCGCTCGATGAAAAATCGATTGCCTGGAAAGTAGCGCAACGCGCCCGCGAAGAAGGAGCTGAATTTGTGTTAACCAACGCTCCCTTAGCCATGCGCATGGGCGAAATTAAAAAATTAGCCGAAGAATGCCAGGCCCAGATTATTCCGGCCGATGCTACCTCCGTAGAAGATTTAACCAACTTATTTACCCAGTCGCAAGAGATTTTGGGTGGTAAAATCGACTTTGTGCTGCATTCAATCGGCATGAGTCCCAACATCCGGAAAGGAAAAAGCTACGGCGACTTAAATTACGAGTGGTTCCAGAAAACTTTGGATGTATCAGCTTTGTCGTTTCATAAAGTAATGCACGTGGCCGAAAAGCTAGATGCCATGAACGAATGGGGCTCTATTCTGGCTTTATCGTACATTGCGGCACAACGCGTTTTCCCGGATTATACCGACATGGCTCAGGCCAAAGCCATGCTGGAATCTATTGCCCGCTCCTACGGTCAGCGGTTTGCTAAACTAAAAAAAGTACGGGTAAACACCATTTCGCAATCACCCACTAAAACAACGGCCGGTACCGGTGTAGGTGGCTTTGATGCTTTCTATGACTATGCCGATAAAATGTCGCCGTTGGGTAACGCCAGCGCCGAAGATTGCGCAAATTACTGCCTTACCTTGTTCTCGGATTTAACCCGGATGGTTACTATGCAAAATTTATTGCACGATGGCGGTTTCTCCAGCGTAGGTATTTCGGAAGAAATTGTAGCACAAATGAGCAAATAG
- a CDS encoding cupin domain-containing protein, with protein sequence MEPKYYKQTKPFRVPTMDNKLIEEHFGLASTRTSAFSVAHMIAPPNWSEPHQKPAFDEITIVIRGRKQIEVDGEVIELAAGETLLVKAGARVKYSNPFNEETEYWSLCVPAFDINTVNREGE encoded by the coding sequence ATGGAGCCAAAATATTACAAACAAACCAAGCCCTTTCGGGTGCCCACAATGGATAATAAATTAATTGAGGAACATTTTGGCTTGGCTTCTACCCGGACAAGTGCGTTTAGCGTGGCTCACATGATTGCACCGCCTAACTGGAGCGAACCGCACCAAAAACCAGCTTTCGACGAAATTACCATTGTAATCCGGGGGCGTAAACAAATTGAAGTGGATGGGGAAGTTATAGAACTAGCGGCCGGAGAAACTTTATTGGTAAAAGCCGGTGCCCGGGTAAAATATTCTAATCCGTTTAACGAAGAAACAGAATATTGGTCGCTGTGCGTACCGGCCTTTGATATAAACACCGTTAACCGCGAAGGCGAGTAG
- a CDS encoding Kazal-type serine protease inhibitor domain-containing protein translates to MVAHKLLLIGGLLIMSCKTSSTTCIDVTKIRTDGICTQQYEPVCGCDGKTYGNACVAENAGLVSFTQGECPGK, encoded by the coding sequence ATGGTTGCGCATAAATTGTTACTGATTGGGGGTTTGTTAATAATGAGTTGTAAAACCTCTTCTACTACTTGTATTGATGTTACTAAAATCCGGACGGATGGAATATGTACCCAGCAATACGAGCCGGTTTGCGGTTGCGATGGTAAAACCTACGGTAATGCCTGTGTAGCCGAAAATGCCGGTTTAGTTAGCTTTACACAAGGCGAATGCCCGGGTAAGTAA
- a CDS encoding YtxH domain-containing protein, which translates to MMLHVKDKSGKIILAGLAGLSAGIIAGLLMAPESGRGTRKSLKNKALDYGDQLDQMARKLMRQLEGKNITGTGSSLKMQGTWDEVKGRLKTRYSNLTDDDLAYVEGQEDHFLGNLEFKLGKGKKELRRIIEEI; encoded by the coding sequence ATGATGTTGCATGTAAAAGACAAAAGTGGTAAAATTATACTGGCCGGTTTAGCTGGCTTAAGCGCCGGAATAATTGCTGGCTTATTAATGGCTCCCGAATCGGGCAGGGGTACCAGAAAAAGTTTAAAAAACAAAGCTTTAGATTACGGCGACCAATTAGACCAAATGGCCCGTAAATTAATGCGGCAATTAGAAGGAAAAAATATAACCGGTACCGGCAGCAGCCTGAAAATGCAGGGCACCTGGGATGAAGTAAAAGGCCGCCTGAAAACCAGATACAGCAACTTAACCGACGACGACTTAGCTTACGTAGAAGGACAAGAAGATCACTTTTTAGGTAATTTAGAATTTAAGCTTGGTAAAGGCAAAAAAGAACTTCGCCGGATAATCGAAGAAATTTAA
- a CDS encoding YtxH domain-containing protein: MKDNSGKIILALLAGASAGIVAGLLMAPDSGTVSRENLKNYAGKLSKDLEKTFQESLSKIDTSALLSSIGLGNKGGADEGAASGSAAGGGKKAGANTPGSGAGAEGAGGSAAGEQGHS, encoded by the coding sequence ATGAAAGACAATAGCGGTAAAATTATTTTGGCCTTATTAGCTGGGGCAAGTGCAGGTATAGTAGCTGGTTTATTAATGGCGCCGGATAGCGGTACTGTTTCCAGAGAAAATTTAAAAAACTATGCCGGTAAATTAAGCAAAGACTTAGAAAAAACTTTCCAAGAGAGCTTATCTAAAATTGATACCAGCGCTTTATTAAGCTCTATTGGGTTAGGTAATAAAGGTGGCGCCGACGAAGGTGCAGCTAGTGGCTCAGCGGCTGGCGGCGGCAAAAAAGCAGGTGCAAATACTCCTGGCAGTGGAGCCGGCGCCGAAGGTGCGGGAGGCTCAGCAGCAGGCGAACAAGGCCATTCTTAA
- the lysS gene encoding lysine--tRNA ligase encodes MHLSEQEIRRRHEREELEKLGINPYPSELFEVNAYAKEIKENYSPEQNNYQEVALAGRLMSRRVMGKASFAELMDSSGRIQIYVSRDDIAPGENKDLYNTVFKKMLDIGDFIGIKGYVFTTQVGEISVHVTELKLLSKSLKPLPIVKEVVDEQGNKTTYDALTDPEFRYRQRYVDLVVNPEVRATFVKRTQLTNSMRNYLNGRGYLEVETPILQPLYGGAAARPFKTHHNTLDMTLYLRIANELYLKRLIVGGFDGVYEFSKDFRNEGMSRFHNPEFTQMELYVAYKDYYWMMDLVEEMVEKIALDLHGTTQVQVGEHTIDFKRPWKRFTMFEAIEHFTKIDISVMEEPELRDTAASLNIHLNPNLGKGKIIDEIFGEMCEPHLIQPTFITDYPVEMSPLAKKHRSKTGLVERFEAICNGKEICNAFSELNDPIDQRARFEEQLELGKRGDTEAMVLDEDFLRALEYGMPPTAGLGIGIDRLSMIMTNSKSIQDVLFFPQMKPEKTEEQSEE; translated from the coding sequence ATGCATTTAAGCGAACAAGAAATCCGGCGCCGCCACGAGCGGGAAGAGCTGGAAAAACTAGGCATTAATCCTTATCCTTCGGAGTTATTTGAGGTTAACGCTTATGCAAAAGAAATAAAGGAAAACTACAGCCCCGAGCAAAATAATTACCAGGAGGTTGCCTTAGCCGGCCGGTTAATGAGCCGCCGGGTAATGGGCAAAGCTTCTTTTGCCGAACTGATGGATTCATCCGGGCGCATTCAGATCTACGTGTCGCGCGACGATATTGCCCCCGGCGAAAATAAAGATTTATACAATACAGTTTTTAAAAAAATGCTCGATATCGGCGACTTTATCGGCATTAAAGGCTACGTGTTTACCACCCAGGTAGGCGAAATTTCGGTGCACGTTACCGAGTTAAAATTACTTAGCAAATCGCTGAAACCGCTGCCAATTGTTAAAGAAGTGGTAGATGAGCAAGGCAATAAAACTACATACGACGCCTTAACCGATCCGGAATTCCGGTACCGCCAACGCTACGTAGATTTAGTGGTAAACCCGGAAGTGCGCGCCACCTTTGTAAAACGCACGCAGCTTACCAATTCCATGCGCAATTACCTCAATGGCCGCGGGTACCTGGAAGTAGAAACGCCTATTTTGCAGCCTTTGTACGGTGGTGCAGCGGCGCGGCCATTTAAAACCCACCACAACACCCTCGACATGACGCTTTATCTGCGCATTGCGAACGAGCTTTACCTGAAGCGTTTGATTGTAGGCGGTTTTGATGGGGTATACGAGTTCTCTAAAGATTTCCGGAACGAAGGCATGAGCCGTTTCCACAACCCGGAGTTTACCCAGATGGAGCTGTACGTGGCCTACAAAGACTACTATTGGATGATGGACTTGGTAGAAGAAATGGTAGAAAAAATTGCGCTGGATTTACACGGCACCACGCAGGTGCAGGTTGGGGAACATACCATTGATTTTAAACGGCCGTGGAAGCGTTTTACCATGTTCGAAGCCATCGAGCATTTTACGAAGATTGATATTTCGGTGATGGAAGAGCCGGAGCTGCGCGATACCGCTGCCAGCTTAAACATCCACTTAAACCCAAACTTGGGTAAGGGTAAAATTATTGATGAAATTTTTGGCGAAATGTGCGAGCCGCACCTAATTCAGCCTACTTTTATCACGGATTATCCCGTAGAAATGTCGCCGTTGGCTAAAAAGCACCGTTCTAAAACAGGTTTGGTAGAGCGGTTTGAGGCTATTTGTAACGGCAAAGAAATCTGCAATGCTTTCTCGGAGTTAAATGACCCCATTGACCAGCGGGCCCGGTTTGAAGAACAACTGGAATTAGGCAAACGCGGCGATACCGAAGCCATGGTGCTCGACGAAGATTTTTTAAGAGCTCTAGAATATGGTATGCCCCCAACTGCTGGTTTAGGCATCGGCATCGATCGGTTGAGTATGATTATGACTAATTCTAAATCCATTCAGGATGTATTGTTCTTCCCGCAAATGAAACCGGAGAAAACCGAAGAGCAATCAGAAGAATAA
- a CDS encoding VOC family protein, whose amino-acid sequence MNLPSGHQTVMPYLMLDNAAAFIDFVKKAFNAEVTFERERADHKLMHAEVRINESTIMFCDATEDWKAQPANLFVYVPNADETYHKAVQAGAQTIMPLSDQDYGRTCGVTDPSGNVWWITSVS is encoded by the coding sequence ATGAACCTACCTAGTGGCCACCAAACAGTAATGCCTTATTTAATGCTTGATAACGCTGCCGCCTTTATTGACTTTGTGAAAAAAGCATTTAATGCCGAAGTAACCTTTGAGCGGGAGCGGGCAGATCACAAACTCATGCATGCCGAAGTACGCATTAACGAAAGCACCATTATGTTTTGCGATGCTACGGAAGATTGGAAAGCTCAACCAGCAAATTTATTTGTGTACGTGCCCAACGCCGACGAAACTTACCACAAAGCTGTGCAGGCTGGTGCCCAAACCATTATGCCATTATCAGATCAGGATTACGGCCGTACCTGCGGGGTTACGGACCCTTCCGGCAATGTCTGGTGGATTACATCCGTGAGCTAG